GTAATGTGTGCTTTGCTTCAAGAAAGCTTACTGCTTTAGTCCAAGAACCAGAAAATCAGCTCTTGCAATACCACAAAGGTGCACTTCTTTTCGGCAAAATCTCTGTTAATCTGATTTGGTATGGCAAATTCAAGCCATCCCAAAGAGCAATAGTCTCTGATTTCATCACTTCCCTTTCTTCTTCAACTCCATCTAAAACCGATCCATCAGTAGCCAAATGGTGGAAGACCACAGAAAAATACTATCATCTCGCCAATTCCAAAAAATCCCTTTCACTCTATTTGGGCAAACAAGTGCTAGTCGAAAATTATTCCTTAGGAAAATCACTGACCCAGAAACAAATTGTACAATTGGCATCAAAGGGTGAACAAAAAGATGCCATTAACATTGTTTTGACCGCCTCTGATGTTGCAGTCGATGGGTTCTGTGTCAATCGCTGTGGAACTCATGGGTCTTCTAAAGGTGCTATTATTAGGGGCAAGACTTACAAATTTGCTTATATTTGGGTTGGTAACTCAGAGACTCAATGCGCCGGCTACTGCGCTTGGCCATTCCACCAGCCCATTTACGGACCACAGAGCCCACCCCTGGTT
This region of Nicotiana tomentosiformis chromosome 4, ASM39032v3, whole genome shotgun sequence genomic DNA includes:
- the LOC104110636 gene encoding protein PHOSPHATE-INDUCED 1; amino-acid sequence: MATSHFILTLFLVISFCNVCFASRKLTALVQEPENQLLQYHKGALLFGKISVNLIWYGKFKPSQRAIVSDFITSLSSSTPSKTDPSVAKWWKTTEKYYHLANSKKSLSLYLGKQVLVENYSLGKSLTQKQIVQLASKGEQKDAINIVLTASDVAVDGFCVNRCGTHGSSKGAIIRGKTYKFAYIWVGNSETQCAGYCAWPFHQPIYGPQSPPLVAPNNDVGVDGMVINLASLLAGTATNPFGNGYYQGEADAPLEAASACPGVYAKGAYPGYAGDLLVDKTTGASYNAHGTNGRKYLLPALYDPSTSTCSTLV